One Tachypleus tridentatus isolate NWPU-2018 chromosome 3, ASM421037v1, whole genome shotgun sequence DNA window includes the following coding sequences:
- the LOC143247837 gene encoding gamma-aminobutyric acid receptor subunit alpha-3-like, which translates to MIVGASWVAFWINRHDAAGRVAVGAMTVLTLVTMGFGGRTSLPKVAYPTALDWFLIMCFAFVFAAMVEYACVQLMERFDAERLRECLQHREETNPDNSEEDSKSDEVNQESSTGEPEDPEDVQLNMESDRSFTNTFRSRFRKKTNKIYEYVNCDVLTSRADQVDAYSRVVFPLTFTILNLLYWALYLYIISDEIPEDLTQQEL; encoded by the exons ATGATTGTAGGAGCTTCGTGGGTGGCTTTCTGGATAAACCGGCACGATGCTGCCGGCCGAGTAGCAGTCG GTGCTATGACTGTGCTAACCCTAGTTACAATGGGTTTCGGAGGAAGAACTTCTCTTCCTAAAGTGGCCTATCCTACTGCCCTAGACTGGTTTCTTATTATGTGTTTCGCTTTTGTGTTTGCTGCCATGGTGGAATATGCCTGTGTGCAGCTAATGGAACGTTTTGATGCAGAAAGACTACGTGAATGTCTTCAACACAGAGAAGAAACCAACCCAGATAATTCAGAGGAAGACAGCAAG AGTGATGAGGTGAACCAGGAATCATCGACAGGTGAACCGGAGGATCCAGAAGATGTTCAGTTGAACATGGAGTCTGACAGAAGTTTTACAAACACGTTCAGAAGTCGCTTCAGAAAGAAAACGAACAAGATTTATGAATATGTTAATTGTGACGTATTAACATCTCGAGCTGACCAGGTTGACGCTTACTCTAGGGTTGTCTTTCCTCTCACGTTCACCATCCTCAACCTTCTATACTGGGCTTTATATCTGTACATTATTAGTGACGAAATTCCAGAAGACCTGACCCAGCAGGAGTTGTGA